In a single window of the Solea solea chromosome 14, fSolSol10.1, whole genome shotgun sequence genome:
- the LOC131472086 gene encoding probable ATP-dependent RNA helicase DDX41, whose protein sequence is METDNGPRKRLHVEFAQSGSEGSEDDDYVPYVPVKIRKQQMLKKMLRLRGKAVDEDHKDSGEEQRDEDEGLGPRSNVSLLDQHQHLKEKAEARKESAKEKQLKEEEKILESVAEGRALMSVKEMAKGIIYDDPIKTNWKPPRYILNMPETRHERVRKKFHILVDGDEIPAPIKSFREMKLPPAILKGLKKKGIVHPTPIQIQGIPTVLSGRDMIGIAFTGSGKTLVFTLPIIMFSLEQEKRLPFFKREGPYGLIICPSRELARQTHGIIEYYCKLLEEEGAPQLRTALCIGGMSVKEQMEVVKHGVHMMVATPGRLMDLLQKKMVSLDICRYLSLDEADRMIDMGFEEDIRTIFSYFKGQRQTLLFSATMPKKIQNFAKSALVKPITINVGRAGAASLDVIQEVEYVKEEAKMVYLLECLQKTSPPVLLFAEKKADVDAIHEYLLLKGVEAVAIHGGKDQEERTKAIEAFKEGKKDVLVATDVASKGLDFPAIQHVVNYDMPEEIENYVHRIGRTGRSGKTGIATTFINKGCDESVLMDLKALLVEAKQKVPPVLQVLQTGDETMLDIGEERGCTFCGGLGHRITDCPKLEAMQTKQVTNIGRKDYLAHSSMDF, encoded by the exons ATGGAGACCGATAATGGACCTCGGAAG AGATTGCACGTGGAGTTTGCCCAGTCGGGCTCAGAAGGATCAGAGGATGATGATTATGTTCCATACGTTCCAGTCAagataagaaaacaacaaatg CTAAAGAAAATGCTGCGCCTGCGAGGGAAGGCAGTGGACGAGGACCACAAGGACAGTGGGGAGGAGCAGAGGGACGAGGATGAGGGTCTTGGTCCACGATCTAATGTCAGTCTCCTTGATCAGCATCAGCACCTCAAGGAAAAAGCAGAAG CCCGGAAAGAGTCGGCCAAAGAGAAACAgctgaaagaggaagagaagattCTTGAGAGTGTTGCTGAAGGCAGAG CTCTGATGTCTGTAAAGGAAATGGCCAAAGGTATCATATATGATGatccaataaaaacaaa ctgGAAGCCTCCCCGTTATATCCTTAATATGCCAGAAACACGGCATGAGCGGGTCAGGAAGAAGTTTCACATCCTGGTTGACGGAGACGAAATCCCTGCTCCAATCAAAAGCTTCAGGGAAATGAAGCTTCCACCAG CAATTCTAAAGGGTTTGAAAAAGAAGGGTATTGTGCATCCCACTCCAATTCAAATCCAAGGAATCCCCACAGT TCTTTCAGGTCGTGACATGATTGGCATTGCATTCACTGGATCAGGAAAGACTTTGGTTTTCACTCTGCCCATCATCATGTTTTCCCTGGAACAGGAAAAGAGGCTGCCTTTCTTTAAGAGAGAGGGACCATATGGACTGATCATCTGTCCTTCA CGAGAGTTGGCGAGGCAGACGCATGGCATCATTGAATATTACTGTAaactgctggaggaggagggagctcCTCAGCTGCGCACTGCCCTCTGCATTGGAGGAATGTCTGTCAAGGAACAGATGGAGGTCGTGAAACA TGGGGTCCACATGATGGTTGCCACCCCAGGCAGACTAATGGACTTACTGCAGAAGAAGATGGTGAGTCTGGACATCTGTCGTTACTTGTCTTTGGATGAAGCTGATAGGATGATCGACATGGGATTTGAGGAAGACATCAGAACCATTTTCTCCTATTTCAAG GGGCAAAGGCAAACCCTGCTTTTCAGTGCTACTATGCCCAAGAAGATCCAGAACTTTGCTAAGAGTGCGCTAGTTAAACCCATCACTATTAATGTGGGTAGGGCTGGAGCTGCCAGCTTGGATGTCATTCAG gaagTGGAATATGTCAAAGAGGAAGCCAAGATGGTGTACCTGCTGGAGTGCTTGCAGAAAACGTCACCTCCA GTGTTGTTATTTGCTGAGAAGAAGGCTGATGTGGATGCCATCCATGAGTATCTGCTGCTAAAAGGAGTGGAGGCAGTGGCCATCCACGGAGGAAAAG ATCAAGAGGAAAGAACAAAAGCCATAGAGGCAttcaaagaaggaaagaaagatgtCTTGGTCGCCACAGACGTTGCCTCCAAAGGTCTGGATTTCCCAGCTATACAGCACGTAGTGAACTATGACATGCCCGAGGAGATAGAAAACTATG tccacAGAATTGGTAGAACTGGACGATCAGGCAAGACGGGTATTGCCACAACGTTCATCAATAAAGGCTGTG ATGAGTCTGTATTGATGGACCTGAAAGCGCTGCTAGTTGAAGCCAAGCAGAAGGTTCCGCctgttctccaggttctccagacGGGAGACGAGACCATGCTGGATATCGGGG AGGAGAGAGGTTGTACATTCTGTGGTGGTCTTGGTCATCGTATCACAGACTGTCCTAAACTGGAAGCCATGCAGACCAAGCAGGTGACCAACATCGGGCGGAAAGACTACCTGGCTCATAGCTCAATGGACTTCTAa
- the dok3 gene encoding docking protein 3 — protein MEFIFKEGLVYLQGFKFGKRTWRKVWMVLYKPSSTGIGRLEIYSVHTDNIDHRKLGRHKAPERKVVRLSDFLSVTPATEESCPEGCIAFYLHTTQCIYTLASTTSQEWLSALCLLAFQKDSEESDKGGLERGNCLTMENNELYSSWNTDLILPPNRYQVTVLSTEASRRCKLSGEYLVSPEKEAIILLTCNTSHTVYYWPYRLLRKFGQVEGGFSIEAGRRCQSGTGLFIFLSTRAPEVFRIILEQCSAVGSSSVQPLSIDRGSLCAQSPDVLPTSTNQPAAPLVYSSADVSAQTGDEPANQCSSNDTAVPNVMPLSHISNSREAVGDESEEEEDEQCHSLEALHLDGDMDDNIYYNLRRFSPRVIRKDNSECIYGDVKIAESPSVSPLQTFSSPLHHPDPHSPPCSLYPKPRCQRQPHVNNLIQPWLSTQAQAMDDMKEMEGTISSSAHATPTEDPSSFKYRLAEIISKDLAKFQPPLPYGVGSPTFTQ, from the exons ATGGAATTCATCTTCAAGGAAGGGCTGGTGTACCTTCAGGGATTCAAGTTTGGAAAG AGAACATGGCGGAAAGTATGGATGGTGCTCTACAAACCCAGTTCCACAGGGATTGGCCGGTTGGAAATCTACAGTGTACACACGGACAACATTGACCACAGGAAGTTGGGTCGCCACAAAGCACCAGAAAGAAAAGTTGTGCGTCTAAGTGATTTCCTCAGTGTCACCCCTGCAACAGAGGAGTCCTGCCCCGAAGGATGCATTGCTTTCTACCTTCACACGACACAGTGCATCTACACTCTGGCCTCTACAACAAGCCAGGAGTGGCTGAGTGCCCTCTGTCTTCTAGCGTTCCAG AAGGATTCTGAAGAATCAGACAAAGGTGGTTTGGAGAGAGGAAATTGCTTGACCATGGAGAACAATGAACTTTACTCATCTTGGAATACTG ATCTGATCCTTCCTCCAAACCGGTACCAAGTGACTGTCCTAAGCACAGAAGCATCCAGGAGGTGCAAACTGTCTGGGGAGTATCTGGTCTCCCCAGAAAAAGAGGCCATTATACTGCTGACCTGCAATACTAGTCACACGGTCTACTACTGGCCGTACAGGCTATTGCGCAAATTCGGACAGGTTGAG GGGGGATTCAGCATTGAAGCAGGCCGTCGCTGTCAGTCTGGGACAGGACTGTTCATCTTCCTGTCCACTCGTGCTCCTGAGGTCTTCCGGATTATATTAGAGCAGTGCTCTGCAGTGGGGAGCTCATCTGTTCAGCCTCTCAGCATCGACAGAGGATCATTATGTGCCCAGTCCCCCGATGTCCTCCCAACTTCAACTAACCAGCCCGCTGCACCTCTTGTCTATAGTTCTGCAGATGTTTCTGCTCAGACAGGGGACGAGCCTGCCAACCAATGCTCTTCTAATGACACCGCTGTACCAAACGTGATGCCACTATCTCACATTTCTAACAGCAGGGAGGCTGTGGGAGATgaaagtgaggaggaggaggatgagcagTGTCATTCCCTGGAGGCTCTGCACCTGGACGGTGACATGGATGACAACATTTACTACAACTTGAGGAGATTCTCTCCTCGTGTGATCAGGAAGGACAACTCGGAGTGCATCTATGGGGATGTGAAAATAGCTGaatctccctctgtctccccaCTGCAGACTTTCTCCTCACCCCTTCATCACCCCGATCCCCACTCTCCTCCTTGCAGCCTCTACCCCAAGCCTAGATGCCAGCGTCAGCCCCATGTGAATAATTTAATCCAGCCATGGCTCAGTACTCAGGCACAGGCAATGGATGACATGAAGGAGATGGAGGGGACCATCAGCTCCTCTGCCCATGCCACCCCCACCGAGGACCCCAGCAGTTTTAAATACAGGCTTGCAGAAATCATTTCTAAGGACCTGGCAAAGTTCCAGCCACCTCTCCCCTATGGT
- the fam193b gene encoding protein FAM193B, whose product MARKKSKQQGVAQKEMVPGQQTAPKSPVSPGDAAGGGGGDAGLDRLATTRANQPMHTCCLLCHREFKDWGASSVNGLPGGHGTKLADAVPALSQALLREAPGRKLADAVPSLSQSLLGEVPLWICQSCCKSVEEEERRSTQEQPTPMPLSHSSSCKSQSCGNGYSEQSTVDWDPSSFLSAHKLSGLWNSAHTSGGEHCNHNTSSHSQQGVTPGSVCHEKRGLHEAPGKSAKTSGTKVCPYSHPSSQNSSGSSAGNPLSTSADLCKTTPKHFKTMCRRPTPPGEAFHPSDHHQHTDLSVPPNSPTGLSSQHSSLLPPKPNSAQHGHVTSSSGTGVAAHAPFSPLVPNLHGPTAKLNSPSPDSPTSVHKPSPCKNSHIPAVNTQHSKLGTSLIGCNHPCNGHSQGTVAPPNVGHLTAGACRDQACKGHKMTNGTLCHPSSELEEGEDEDSSSERSSCASSSTNQKDGKYCDCCYCEFFGHNAPPAAPTSRNYAEIREKLRSRLTRRKEELPQRQDSDLTVAGVIDNRDVDELLDFINSSEPKPVNSAKAAKRARHKQKKKEKAQQCNVGAAGSDPHSNPSEPVDEPLPDGSEASRMLDWPQLELERVNSFLTSRLEEIKNTIKDSIRASFSMYDLNLDVNDFPKKAATLEGNHLLSHLNGSSDLQQIDLDLAPLSLGSFKSHLDLVNGWEDTNAVSSPNTTTTTASGVTVGSKDIQRLHTTPSLSKLIRVRSPERCTSTGSDNLPQVPALATAKSKEDTPDPKNTVIGNGGAKSKKNKKQQQKQEQIVPELNSSKSVKAVSRNESQKVSESKENASNGSKVGNKQPQHSTDNQRNGLKKAEEGRLSKHAANGANGGLHNAQRGKGDMETRGSRSEQDAESRTHHTIPANGQQQQQAKGKNKKNKNKNEKSSSAIDDVFLPKDVDPTEMDEIDREVEYFKRFCLDSAKQTRQKVAVNWSNFSLKKVPSNAAQ is encoded by the exons CCCATGCACACCTGCTGCCTCCTGTGCCACCGTGAATTTAAGGACTGGGGAGCAAGCTCTGTGAATGGACTCCCTGGGGGCCACGGGACCAAGTTGGCTGATGCGGTGCCTGCGCTCTCCCAGGCCTTATTGCGGGAGGCGCCTGGGCGTAAGCTTGCTGATGCCGTGCCCTCGCTGTCTCAGTCCCTGCTGGGAGAGGTGCCTCTGTGGATCTGTCAAAGCTGCTGCAAGAgtgttgaggaggaggaaagacgGAGCACGCAGGAGCAGCCGACACCG aTGCCATTGTCACACTCTTCCTCCTGTAAATCCCAGAGCTGTGGGAACGGTTACTCGGAGCAAAGCACTGTGGACTGGGATCCGAGTTCCTTCCTGTCAGCCCACAAACTGTCAGGTCTCTGGAACTCTGCTCACACTAGTGGAGGGGAGCACTGCAACCACAACACTTCATCACACTCACAACAAG GTGTAACACCGGGTTCAGTCTGTCATGAGAAAAGAGGACTTCACGAAGCTCCTGGGAAATCTGCTAAAACATCAGGGACCAAAGTCTGTCCCTACAGTCATCCATCGTCCCAGAATTCCAGTGGATCTTCTGCTGGGAACCCTCTGTCTACCTCAGCAGACCTTTGTAAAACCACTCCCAAGCACTTCAAAACCATGTGCCGTCGACCAACACCCCCGG GTGAAGCCTTCCACCCCAGTGACCATCATCAACACACAGACTTGTCGGTTCCCCCCAACAGTCCCACCGGCTTGTCATCCCAGCATTCCTCCCTCCTGCCCCCAAAGCCGAACTCTGCGCAGCACGGTCATGTAACCTCCTCGTCGGGCACGGGTGTGGCAGCCCACGCTCCTTTCTCCCCGCTGGTACCAAATCTCCACGGCCCGACAGCCAAACTTAATTCGCCCAGTCCAGATAGCCCAACGTCTGTACATAAGCCCAGCCCGTGCAAAAACTCCCACATTCctgctgtgaacacacaacacagcaaacTGGGCACGTCTTTAATAGGCTGTAACCATCCCTGTAATGGGCACAGTCAAGGAACAGTGGCTCCTCCCAATGTAGGTCATCTGACAGCTGGGGCCTGCAG GGATCAGGCATGTAAGGGGCACAAAATGACAAATGGGACATTGTGTCATCCTTCATCTGAACTGGAGGAGGGGGAAGATGAAGACAGCAGCTCTGAGAGGAGCTCCTGTGCCTCTTCTTCCACCAACCAGAAGGATGGAAagtactgtgactgctgctacTGCGAGTTCTTCGGACACAATGCG CCTCCAGCTGCACCAACAAGCCGAAATTACGCTGAGATCCGAGAGAAACTCCGCTCACGTCTGACCCGGCGTAAAGAGGAGCTGCCTCAGCGTCAAGATTCAGACCTGACTGTGGCTGGTGTCATTGACAACAGAGACGTGGACGAGCTGCTAGACTTCATCAACAGTTCTGAGCCCAAACCTGTCAACAGTGCCAAGGCTGCCAAAAGGGCTcgacacaaacaaaagaagaag gaaaAAGCACAGCAGTGCAACGTGGGTGCTGCAGGCAGTGACCCCCACTCCAATCCATCTGAGCCTGTCGATGAGCCCTTACCTGATGGTTCTGAAGCCAGTCGAATGCTGGACTGGCCTCAGCTGGAGCTTGAGCGTGTCAACAGTTTTCTTACCAGTCGGCTGGAAGAGATTAAGAACACTATCAAAGACTCAATCCGGGCCTCGTTTAGTATGTATGACCTCAATCTGGATGTCAATGACTTCCCAAAGAAGGCAGCCACGTTGGAGGGCAACCATTTACTGTCTCATCTCAATGGTTCCTCTGATCTGCAGCAGATAGACCTCGACCTTGCCCCTCTTTCACTGGGATCCTTTAAGAGCCACCTTGATCTGGTTAATGGATGGGAGGACACAAATGCTGTGTCTTCCCCTaataccaccaccaccacagcatCGGGAGTAACTGTTGGGTCAAAGGACATCCAGCGGTTGCACACTACCCCCAGTCTCTCAAAACTCATAAGGGTTCGCTCACCAGAAAGATGCACGTCTACTGGATCTGACAATTTGCCACAGGTGCCAGCCTTAGCCACGGCTAAATCAAAGGAGGACACCCCTGATCCCAAGAACACAGTTATTGGGAATGGTGGTGCAAAGTCtaagaagaataaaaagcagcagcagaaacaggagCAAATTGTGCCTGAGCTCAATTCCAGTAAATCAGTCAAAGCCGTCTCCAGGAACGAATCGCAGAAAGTCAGTGAGTCTAAAGAAAATGCTTCTAACGGCTCAAAGGTTGGGAACAAACAACCACAGCATTCTACAGACAACCAGAGAAATGGCCTTAAGAAAGCTGAGGAAGGCAGGTTGTCCAAACATGCAGCAAATGGGGCGAATGGTGGCCTCCACAATGCACAAAGAGGTAAAGGTGACATGGAGACGCGGGGAAGTCGATCTGAGCAGGATGCAGAAAGTAGAACTCATCACACCATTCCAGCAAAtggacaacaacagcaacaagccAAGGGGAAAAataagaagaacaagaacaaaaatgaaaaatccaGCAGTGCTATTG ATGATGTGTTTCTCCCGAAAGATGTGGACCCAACTGAAATGGATGAGATTGATCGGGAAGTGGAATACTTCAAACG GTTTTGCCTGGattctgcaaaacaaactcgCCAGAAGGTAGCAGTGAATTGGTCCAACTTCAGCCTCAAAAAGGTTCCTTCCAATGCAGCTCAATAA